A single Streptomyces mirabilis DNA region contains:
- the glnA gene encoding type I glutamate--ammonia ligase, translating to MDKQQEFVLRTLEERDIRFVRLWFTDVLGFLKSVAVAPAELEQAFDEGIGFDGSAIEGFARVYESDMIAKPDPSTFQVLPWRAEAPGTARMFCDILMPDGSPSFADPRYVLKRALAKTSDLGFTFYTHPEIEFFLLKDRPLDGSRPTPADNSGYFDHTPQNVGMDFRRQAITMLESMGISVEFSHHEGAPGQQEIDLRYADALSTADNIMTFRLVMKQVALEQGVQATFMPKPFSEHPGSGMHTHLSLFEGDRNAFYESGSEYQLSKVGRSFIAGLLKHAAEISAVTNQWVNSYKRIWGGSERTAGAGGEAPSYICWGHNNRSALVRVPMYKPGKTGSARVEVRSIDSGANPYLAYALLLAAGLKGIEEGYELPPGADDDVWALSDAERRAMGIEPLPQNLGEALTLMQRSELVAETLGEHVFDFFLRNKKSEWEEYRSEVTAFELRKNLPVL from the coding sequence ATGGACAAGCAGCAGGAGTTCGTGCTCCGGACACTGGAGGAGCGGGACATCCGGTTCGTTCGGCTGTGGTTCACGGACGTGCTGGGCTTCCTCAAGTCGGTGGCCGTGGCTCCGGCCGAGCTGGAGCAGGCCTTCGACGAGGGCATCGGCTTCGACGGCTCGGCCATCGAGGGCTTCGCCCGTGTGTACGAGTCCGACATGATCGCCAAGCCGGACCCGTCGACGTTCCAGGTGCTGCCGTGGCGCGCGGAGGCCCCCGGTACGGCCCGCATGTTCTGCGACATCCTGATGCCGGACGGCTCCCCGTCCTTCGCGGACCCGCGCTACGTCCTCAAGCGCGCCCTCGCGAAGACCTCCGACCTGGGCTTCACCTTCTACACCCACCCGGAGATCGAGTTCTTCCTGCTGAAGGACCGCCCGCTGGACGGCTCGCGCCCGACCCCGGCCGACAACTCCGGCTACTTCGACCACACCCCGCAGAACGTCGGCATGGACTTCCGCCGCCAGGCGATCACCATGCTGGAGTCGATGGGCATCTCGGTCGAGTTCTCCCACCACGAGGGCGCCCCCGGCCAGCAGGAGATCGACCTGCGCTACGCCGACGCGCTCTCCACGGCCGACAACATCATGACGTTCCGCCTGGTCATGAAGCAGGTCGCGCTGGAGCAGGGCGTCCAGGCGACGTTCATGCCCAAGCCCTTCTCCGAGCACCCCGGCTCCGGCATGCACACGCACCTCTCCCTCTTCGAGGGCGACCGCAACGCGTTCTACGAGTCGGGTTCGGAGTACCAGCTTTCGAAGGTCGGTCGCTCCTTCATCGCGGGCCTGCTGAAGCACGCTGCGGAGATCTCCGCCGTCACCAACCAGTGGGTCAACTCCTACAAGCGCATCTGGGGCGGCTCGGAGCGCACCGCGGGCGCCGGCGGCGAGGCCCCCTCGTACATCTGCTGGGGCCACAACAACCGCTCCGCCCTCGTCCGCGTCCCGATGTACAAGCCCGGCAAGACCGGCTCCGCACGCGTCGAGGTCCGCTCCATCGACTCGGGCGCGAACCCGTACCTGGCCTACGCCCTGCTCCTGGCCGCAGGCCTGAAGGGCATCGAAGAGGGCTACGAGCTCCCGCCCGGCGCCGACGACGACGTCTGGGCCCTCTCCGACGCCGAGCGCCGCGCGATGGGTATCGAGCCCCTGCCCCAGAACCTCGGCGAGGCCCTCACCCTCATGCAGCGCAGTGAACTGGTCGCCGAGACCCTCGGCGAACACGTCTTCGACTTCTTCCTGCGCAACAAGAAGTCGGAGTGGGAGGAGTACCGCTCCGAGGTCACCGCCTTCGAGCTCCGCAAGAACCTGCCGGTGCTGTAA
- the cutA gene encoding divalent cation tolerance protein CutA — translation MTDSPSAECRTDRYRPFLAETREQAVARGDRQLLLTTHAGRFAELEAHLVAHQPWKNPEVLAVAVVAGSEAYLGWVVATTSPLPAAESDSGPRLRRPGPVPGPWWRPPARPLRRSGASPPATTDTGSCPARGCRRTRRASRAFHSGYRSQGAPRLRPATAAHDLIRRRERRRADGR, via the coding sequence GTGACGGATTCACCGTCGGCCGAGTGCCGGACTGACCGGTACCGCCCGTTCCTGGCTGAGACTCGCGAGCAGGCGGTGGCCCGGGGGGACCGGCAGCTTCTGCTGACGACCCACGCTGGTCGGTTCGCCGAACTGGAAGCTCACCTCGTGGCACACCAGCCGTGGAAGAACCCGGAGGTTCTCGCGGTGGCCGTCGTGGCCGGGTCCGAGGCTTACCTGGGCTGGGTGGTCGCGACCACATCGCCGCTTCCTGCTGCCGAGTCGGACTCGGGCCCTCGCCTTCGGCGGCCAGGTCCAGTGCCCGGCCCGTGGTGGCGTCCGCCTGCTCGACCTCTCCGGCGGTCAGGTGCGAGTCCGCCGGCCACGACGGATACAGGCTCTTGCCCCGCGCGTGGGTGTCGTCGTACCCGGCGGGCGAGTCGGGCCTTCCACAGCGGGTACCGCTCGCAGGGCGCGCCACGACTCCGTCCGGCAACGGCCGCGCATGATCTGATACGGCGCCGTGAACGCCGTAGGGCCGACGGTCGGTGA